Genomic window (Argonema galeatum A003/A1):
GCACGCAAGCAGTTGCAGCATTTCCATCATCGCGTTCAGGAACGTTTAGAGCTGCTCGGCTCGATCGTAACCCGCTTGAGAAATGCAATGTACGAAGACAACGCCAGAATGGAAGTTGTTGCGGATGAATTGTCCGATGGAATTCGGACTATGCGCCTGCTGCCACTTTCCACCATTTTTAACTTATTTCCCCGCATGGTTCGCGACCTCGCCAAGCAGGAAGGCAAAGAAGTCGATTTAGCTCTAGAAGGAGCAGAAACCAAGGCAGACAAACGCATCTTAGAAGAAATGAAAGACCCTTTGATGCACATGATTCGGAATGCTCTAGATCACGGCATCGAAACCCCAAAAGAACGCCAGCGTCTAGGCAAACCTCCCCAAGGCAAAATTCAACTAAAAGCAAAACAAACAGCCACCAACGTTGTCATAGAAGTTGCAGACGACGGACGAGGATTGGATACCGAGAAAATCAAGCACACAGCACTAAAACGCGGGGTCTGTCGCCCAGAAGAACTTGCCACCATGACCCCATCTCAAATTCAGTCTCTCATCTTTGAGCCTGGATTCTCAACCCGCACATTTGTCACCGAAATATCTGGCAGAGGCGTCGGTTTGGACGTGGTACGCACCAACGTCGAGCTACTCAAAGGCACAATCCAGGTGGAATCTAAACCAGGGATAGGATGCACTATCAGGGTGCAATTACCCACAACCCTAGCAACAGCCCACGTACTAATTGTGTCAGTCATGGGAATTAGCTATGCCATCCCCGTAGAATTTGTGCAAACAGCTCGCTTCATCTCAGAAAATGACATTTTTACGATCGAAGGTCGAGACACAATTATCTTAGACAATCAACCTGTCTCGGTAGAACGCCTAGCCGATTTACTAGAATTGTCAGTAGTCAGCAGTCAGCAGTCAGCAGTCATTGGCAACACAAATGACAAAGAACAAATCTCCTGCCTCATCCTCAAAGTCGCAGATCAGCGATTGGGATTGCTCGTGGATGCCTTGGTGGATGAACAAGATGTCATGCTCAAACCCCAAAGTCAGCTGCTAAAGCGAGTGCGTAATGTTTCTGGTGCAACGATTTTGGGTACTGGTGAAGTTTGCATGATTTTAAATCCACAAGATTTGATTAAATCCGTGCGTAAGCAAGTCGTATCTCCAAAACCTCAACAAATCCCTCCAGCGCCAAGTCACAAGCAGGCGATCCTGTTGGTGGAAGATTCCATCTCCATTCGTACCCAAGAAAAGCGCATCTTGGAGGGTGCTGGGTATGAAGTTGTGACAGCTGTAGACGGATTAGACGGCTTCAACAAATTGAAGACGCGCTCCTTTGACGCCGTGGTGTCTGATGTTCAAATGCCCAATTTGGATGGACTGGGGCTCGCTGCCAAGATTCGCCAGCATAAAGAATATAGCGAATTACCAATTATTTTGGTGACATCTCTAGCTAGCGACGAAGATAAAAGAAGAGGAGCCGAAGCTGGTGCAAATGCTTACATAACTAAGGGCACCTTTAATCAACAGATTCTTCTAGATACTTTGAGAAGGCTTGTTTAGTTGTTAGTCATTGGTCATTGGTTATTGGCATTGGTCATTGGTATAGCAAAGTGCTGAGTACAAACACAGTGGCTTCCTTGCGGAGAATAGCTCTATACTGTCCTAACATATCTTACTGTGGCTATATATCCTGTTCGGTTGCATCGTCAGTACATGAGCGATATCCTGAAATTGCCTGTTGTGATCGTTGGTTAAATTTTTACCGCAGATGAAGAGGGATGAACGCAGATTAACGCAGATATGAAAACGCGAATTTTTTAGCAACTGATGCTACTGGATATGAAATTAGGCACTAATAATCTAATATTTTAGCATACTTTGTACGAAAGAACCTACTACCTACTACCTTCAGTAATGAACAAAAAAATTATCAAAATTTTAATAGTTGAGGACTCACCAGTAGTAACGCTAGTACTGAAACGAATTTTTGCTTCATCACCGGAAATGGAAGTGGTGGGAACGGCTCAAAACGGTTTAGAGGGATTGGAACTGATTCCCAAAGTTCAGCCAGATGTGATTTGTACTGATCTCCACATGGCGCGAATGAATGGCCTAGAATTTACTAGAGAGGTAATGAG
Coding sequences:
- a CDS encoding hybrid sensor histidine kinase/response regulator; translated protein: MIEDEELRDIFKTASEDHLQKLDDGFLYLEKHPDDQEKLEELLREAHSLKGDAGMLGVKDVATLAHQIEHILGSVKRGETTLNAIVSDRIYRGLDAIRQLVHEAVTGIAPQVNTFYVLAHMMGAETPAPPKNEVESQKSKVKSDKGDKGDKGDKEDKGDKGDKGDKGDKEDRGDKGDKEEQATTDDLTAPHYPAYLDEAPPLQPVLASSQEQNNFAEQKNGKAGDNLETLHKTSVPLPLSKVKIQEPQQSYRKGSSASRFAIESVRVETRHLDTLMTQAGELTVTKIRITHRLAEIEELVNLYEEWSREASGNRFVLEEVDLRKGVSLGIGASNDRNSSLFYLRNGVTQASGSTEGIARKQLQHFHHRVQERLELLGSIVTRLRNAMYEDNARMEVVADELSDGIRTMRLLPLSTIFNLFPRMVRDLAKQEGKEVDLALEGAETKADKRILEEMKDPLMHMIRNALDHGIETPKERQRLGKPPQGKIQLKAKQTATNVVIEVADDGRGLDTEKIKHTALKRGVCRPEELATMTPSQIQSLIFEPGFSTRTFVTEISGRGVGLDVVRTNVELLKGTIQVESKPGIGCTIRVQLPTTLATAHVLIVSVMGISYAIPVEFVQTARFISENDIFTIEGRDTIILDNQPVSVERLADLLELSVVSSQQSAVIGNTNDKEQISCLILKVADQRLGLLVDALVDEQDVMLKPQSQLLKRVRNVSGATILGTGEVCMILNPQDLIKSVRKQVVSPKPQQIPPAPSHKQAILLVEDSISIRTQEKRILEGAGYEVVTAVDGLDGFNKLKTRSFDAVVSDVQMPNLDGLGLAAKIRQHKEYSELPIILVTSLASDEDKRRGAEAGANAYITKGTFNQQILLDTLRRLV